TGATTGAGGTTGGTAAAGTGTATCGCTTCAGTTCACTGCAGTTAGTCAGAAGAATTATCCTGCCTGCGTCACTGCCTTCATTTCTGGTAGGGATCAGAAGCGGCCTCGGTTTAGGCTGGATGTTTGTTGTCGCTGCGGAACTGCTTGGTGCAAGTGAGGGATTAGGTTATCTGCTGGTGCTCGGACAGAATACATCATCACCCGAATTAATTATCGCAAGCATTATCTTATTTGCTGCTCTCGGGAAAGGGACAGATGCTCTTCTCAAAGGAATTGAGGCAAAGTCATTGAAGTGGCAGGATAACCTGCAAAATGCTCAATAAAAGAGGTGACTGCATTGTTAACAGTTAAAAAAGCATCCCGCCTGTTTAAAGAGGGGACAGCCGGATTTAAGCATATTTCTTTTACCGTTCAAAAAGGGGAAATTGTCGGTATTCTCGGTACGAGCGGATGTGGTAAAAGTACGCTGCTGCGCGTATTGTCAGGACTCGAGCAGGCAGACAGCGGAACGATTCATTTAAACGACGGCAGTGGAAAAGGAGCCGGCGTGATTTTTCAGGAACCCCGGCTGATGCCATGGCTGTCAGTAGAAGATAACGTGCTGTTTGGGTTTAAGCAGCCTGCGAAACATCGTGAGCAGGCGGCGCATTACTTATCACTTGTAGGGTTAAATGAATTTTCAAAAGCACTTCCGCGGGACCTCTCAGGTGGCATGGCACAGCGTACTGCCATTGCGCGTGCGCTCGCTGCAAAGCCTTCTGTACTTTTGCTCGACGAACCGTTCAGTGCACTTGATGCATTTACAAAAATGCAGCTGCAGGATCTGCTGCTCGATATCTGGGAAGAAGAAAAAACAACGATGGTCATGGTCACACACGATATTGATGAGGCACTCCACGTATGCGACAGAATTCTTGTGCTCAGCGGACAGCCGGGAGAAGTAGCAGCTGAAATTAAAATTACTCAGCCAAAACCGCGAAGCAGAAGTGACTTAAGCCTTGCTTCTTATAAAGAAAAAATATTTTCAATCCTTGAAAACAGTCATACCGGGCTTCAAAAGTATTCAGTGCGATAAATTGCATAAAAACCTCCGTTTATTTTTGCTGTATAAAAGGAATAACATACAAAAAGAGTAAAAACGGAGGACTGGAACATGTTAATGGAACGAAAAGAAAATCACAACCAGGCCGGCTGTCAAAATGAATTTGGCGCACTTGAACGTGTACTTGTCTGTCCGCCTGCCTTCATGAAAATTGAAGAAGCAATAAACGAAACACAAAAGCATTTTTTAAAAGATAATATAGACCGCGAAAAAGCAATGGAGCAGCACCGCAATTTCATTCAGCTGCTTCATGAACACGGAGCGGATATCGTACAGCTTCCGCCGCTTGCAGTGTACCCGGAACAGGTCTTCACCCGTGATATCGGCTTTACAATCGGCGATACCGTGTTCATCTCAACGATGGGCACAGAAATGCGCAGCGGAGAAGATAAAATCCTGAAAGAGTGGCTGCAGGAATCCGGGATGAAGTACGAAAAAATCAGTTCCCCTTCAATCGAAGGAGGAGACGTCATTACAGACGGTAATAAAATCTGGATCGGGATCAGCAGCAGAACAACTGAAGCCGCTGTTGAGGAACTTCGTAAAAAGCTTCCTGAACACGACATCACTGCAGTTCCATTTGATTCACAGTATCTGCATCTTGACTGCCTTTTCAATATTATTTCACCTGAAGAAGCACTCATCTACCGACCTGCTTTTTCCGATGAAATGATCGAAAAATTTGCTGAACACTATGAATTAATTGATGTAACTGATGATGAACAGTTCACGATGGGACCGAATGTTCTGAGCATCGGCCATGATAAAATTATCAGTCTGCCGGTGAATAAAGACATTAACAAGAAATTAAAAAGAGCAGGCTATGATGTCATTGAATGTGACATTTCAGAAATTATTAAATCAGGCGGATCTTTCAGATGCTGCACGCTGCCAGTGAATAGAAGTTAAAAAAAGCCTGAGACATTAAACTGTCTCAGGCTTTTAAACGTTTTGCTGCGCTATAAGTTCAAAAATAAGTGTTAATCCTTATCCTCTTCGTCTTTATATTCATCATCTTTTTTACGGTCCACTGTACCTTCTTCAAACATATCCTGCATTTTCTCTTCTGCATCATTCTTATTGTTATTTTGTTCTTTCTTATTATCTTTATCTGCCATCTCTATCATCTCCTTAGATCTGTATATTACATATTCTTCCCGCCTGACAATGAATTAATCATTTATGTGGGGTAAATATTATCTCTTAATACCTTTGTAATATTGCAATATCAGCTTATGGTTGGAGTGGAGGGCGGAGACTCCTTTGGAAAAACGTGCGACCGAGACCCCGCAGGGCAGCGGTTTTCTGCCCGAGGAGGCTTGGGCGTTCGTCCACGGAAAGCGCAGTCCTCCACGGAAACCATAAGCGGTTATAAAGTGAAATATAATACTGATCAAAAATACCTGAAAGTTCTGTCAATAATTGATTTACTTTTTGAAAACGTATACAATACATCCATATTTAAGTTCACACAAAGGGGATGTAAGGATGCATGTGCCATTAATTTTGACAGATTTTCTGGATCGGGCAGTGACGCTTTACGGGGATAAAACTGCAGTGATTGACGGAGAACGCGAACTTACCTACAAAGAAGTTGAAAAAAGAGTCAACCGTCTATCGCGCGGACTAAGAAGTCTGGATATTAAAAAAAGAGATAAAGTAGCTTACTTAACACCAAATTCGCTTGAAATGTTTGAAGGTTTTTATGGCATCTATCAAACCGGAGCCATCATGACCTCACTCAACACGCGTCTCAGACCTGACGATTACCTATTTATTT
This region of Jeotgalibacillus malaysiensis genomic DNA includes:
- a CDS encoding ABC transporter ATP-binding protein; this translates as MLTVKKASRLFKEGTAGFKHISFTVQKGEIVGILGTSGCGKSTLLRVLSGLEQADSGTIHLNDGSGKGAGVIFQEPRLMPWLSVEDNVLFGFKQPAKHREQAAHYLSLVGLNEFSKALPRDLSGGMAQRTAIARALAAKPSVLLLDEPFSALDAFTKMQLQDLLLDIWEEEKTTMVMVTHDIDEALHVCDRILVLSGQPGEVAAEIKITQPKPRSRSDLSLASYKEKIFSILENSHTGLQKYSVR